From the Trifolium pratense cultivar HEN17-A07 linkage group LG4, ARS_RC_1.1, whole genome shotgun sequence genome, the window TACTTATTTCGTTGTAGTTCTTTATAAGgttatcaaaaaacaaaaaattgtttggtaCAACTTTATATTTCTAGGAAAATTGGTACTCCCTCCGATCAcatttgtaagaaaaaaaacttcaaattttagtcaccattataagaaaaagttaactatttttaaactaattaatactactattcctaatatatccttatttaattatattttttaggcatttatttcacttttacacttttcaaaagagataatatagtaaacttaactcatgttttgcattaaatcgaGAAAAATAACTACACTCTTCATATATATTAATGTTTACTGTTCAAATccaaaccttttttttcttttgttttctttttttttttgacggaaatcAAATCCAAATATCTATGGAAAACGTTACTTTACGGCGGATTTTTGGTTTATGCCGTGATGCAAAATTCTGAGAAAAAGAATCTATGGTTGCGGTCTTGCAAAGAGGAGatataagattttatttttatggaagAAGATCTGGCGTGGTAATAAAAAATGGACCATTTAATCTAATGGTGAAATAGTATGGTACACCGGTGAAGGATTTAATTGCTCTCTCGCCTTAGAATCCACCaaattttttatagtattaaatacaaatttttcATATTCAAATGCCATAACATGAATcataaacttttttatattcaaatttttcatattcaaatattttatattatatgcaggCGAGTTGGAGTTCGAAGTTCGAACCTCGGTCATCTCACTTAACTACTTTATGGATGagatttctagccactaaaatacttaaaaaaaagtcaataccaataacatatttttttttttttggcttaaaatacgattaacatattttaaacaaaaacagAACAACTCTTTCCTTTAATTTTTCCTTCTTGATAAAGAattcttcctttttttattttgatatatactAGCGGTAGCGGATTTTTAGTCGATAGCAAATACTagatattaaaacaaaaaaaaaagcaaaacacaaaaaaaattaattattttgaaattttaagaaatttaaaatagttttaagatataataaaaattattgagtataattttttttaatgggcaaaaatgaatatatatatatatatatatatatatatatatatatatatatatatatatatatattaagcgAAAATCTCTTCAGCACAAGGACCGTCGAAAAGATCCCAAATCGTCAAAACCAAGTAACAACATAAAATTAATGGATGTCCAAACAAGTATACATGTTTGACCACTAACTATGGTAGTTTGATAATAGATTAAAGTTCATAGTCATCAACCACCAATAGGAAAAAAGTTTGACCTTGTCCAACAGTTGAGATAAGGAACAGTCTGAATCCCTGAGACGCTGATTTCATTCATTCCACACAACCCACACTTATTGAGTATAATTTTGTCTTCGTACTTTCGTAAAAATTATGTCTTAAACTTTATACTTTGTGTTGCAATTACTATTTTAAGTCCGGTtgaatttaacttatttttgagattaagaaaataacttttgcaaataaataaaattttatgttaatttataaattttaaccgacaaaaattatatttttataaggaattttatttataagttttattGTTTAGATATATCAATTccataataaatttaaaatgtcaaatttttcttatatataagatcggTCTGAGGGcccgtttgaattagcttatttttgagtttatgtaaacagcttatgcaatttttatgtattgttataagtttttcaaggtagtttatgataaaatagcttataaaaatacatttttcactagtgtgaacttataaacataaaacataatttatattgcataaactatttgcaTAAcctcaaaaacaaattaatcaaaaagGACTCTGAATATTATTGGAGAGATGCAAACTACCGACCTTGTGGCTAAATACTCCCCCTGTAATGAGTCTTCTCCTACTAGAAATTGGAGGGTTAGATTGGTGCATACTCTTCGGGAGGGGAACATTTGTGCAAATTTCTTAGCCAAGTTTGAAGCTCGCAACCCTGAAGCTTATTCTCCTATAGCTGTTCCGTTGGATGAAATGAGTCTTCTCCTACTAGCTGATGCTAGGGAGACTATTTTTCctagataattttatttttgtcttttcctttttttcttcatcttgtataaaaaaaaaaattaagtttcaaatattaattttaatttgttttgatgagtattttccaaatattaagtttttataatttttactaataaacaactaaaaatattagtaatcaaaattatacacTAACGTATATGCAGATGTCAAACTTACTTCCTTTTCATTCTCAAGAAGACCCAACCTATTCACATCACGTGTCGTTTTGATTAATCAACTAAAATTACTAAACTACCCATATAAAAACAAATCGCGTCCCTATATTGACCTCATCATATCAACCACCACACAAACAACCTTATAAATAACGAAACCATAACTCAACATCTCTTATGAAATCTGAATCTCTCTGTTCTGTTCCTTTTCGCACCAATTATTGAAATTTTCACtttcctctctttttctttctcctccAAAAACCAATAACCAAACACCGACCAAACCAaacccttcttcttcttcttccccaATTTCTCTTCTCTTCGCTCGGATCTCAAAATTCGCTTGATTTCTTTCATGATCCGATCGAGCTGAGaagagaaaaacacaatttaCTCAAtcaattgttttcttttgtttcgaATTTCAACAAATTTAGCTGCATGAGCTGGTTTGGAAAATTGCGTTTATTTTCTAACCTAAATTCGTTTCACTTCATTActtgtttgttaatttttaatctTCATTTTGAACCTTCATTCATCAATTccaattcaaatattaatactaaTTTAAATACTAATTTCGATTATTCTCACTATGGAGTCACGAATTAAGACTAATTCACGCAAAGGTTTGTTTTTAATccaattttctctcttttttgttttttgtagttACAGTTcaaattgattttggtttataAATGTTGCtgtctttttttgtttgatttattcTCAATGtagtaattatatatattggttAGATTATAGATCTGATGTGATTAATTAGGGTTACTGAAAGTGATTAATTAGCTTTTTGCAATCTATTAGAAAATCTTTGGGTGTAAATGACTTATTACCTAAAATAAAATTGCGCTGATTTTGCTCCTAATTGcttaaatttctaatttttatgattagggtaattttttatatatattgctGAAAAACAATAATAGGgtttgaaaagtgaaataatCAATTgggtcatcatcatcatcataatcataagcTAATCATTTGTTAAATGATGAATTCAAAAAGTTGTACTGGTGTGTTTCTAATAGAGAAGTGATGTGTTTTTGTGTTGGATAATTGTCTTTTTTCACAAGTTTTGATTCTATTTATGTGTTTCTGTTTGTTATtgacttgtttttttttttggtgttctGTTCCTTTGTAGGTTTTAATTTTACAAATGTTGACCAGCAGTCTGAGAGGTCACCGTCTGTTATTGTCATAGGCGGTGGTATGGCTGGGATTGCTGCTGCTCGTGCACTTCAGGATGCTTCGTTTCAGGTATTCAAGCAAATAATGTACTAGTTATATGCTTTCTTCTACTTAAAGTTCAGTTTGTCAAGAGTTACATGCCACGGCAATACTCAGTTGGTTCTCCGAGTTTCACCTGTGGCTGCTCACATGACTACACTTATCCGTATCTGTGAATTGCTGCATCGGTTGTTACTGATGTTGTCGATAGCGCAAAATAATGGTGCTACTGAGGAGTACCGTCACAGTGGGTGTTTGCCCCCACATGAAGTATTGCAGCGGCCTTGACAGCTGCGTTTGTGGCAGTATAATGTAGAACCGTTCAAGACTTGGTTTCCTGGGAGAATTGGGTGATGGAGATGGTGAAACtcaaaatgattttatttttgagaaCTCATTTATAATTGTGATTGTAATGTTTTGGCTCAATTTATTGGTTGTCTGGAGGTAAAAATAATTGgtataaaaacattttatggTTCCTGGCGAGCTATTCTGGGAGACACGACTTCACTTGGTTGCTTTGTTGGTTTAAAATCGGACTGGTTTTGTACGTCAGTCAAACTCAACTACACGTTTAGGACAAATTCTCATTTCCACATGATGACTGATGAACAAACATATATTTAGCTAATGAGGAGACACATcatctcttatatttattgtttcCTTTTCCCCTCTTCCCACTTGAACATACATAATTTTGTAGTCATCAGCTCCTTTATTTGTATTGAGAGAGGTTGTACTAAAGTTTACTACTTTTTTGTTCAGGTTGTTCTTTTAGAATCCCGGGATAGACTTGGTGGCAGGATTCACACTGATTACTCATTTGGTTTTCCTATTGACCTAGGTGCATCATGGTAATTATACTCTTTTTTTCCTGAATTTTTCATTTTGACAAGAatgcaacaattttttttagcatcAAAGTTGACTGACTATTATTCAGGTTGCATGGAGTTTGCAATGAGAATCCTCTGGCTCCATTGATTGGAAGGCTGGGCCTACCTCTTTACCGTACTTGTGAGGATAACTCTGTCCTTTATGATCATGATTTGGAAAGGTAAATGCATCactttttgttattatattgCATGCTTCAATTTTCCTCTAGTCACTTGAATGGTATACATTATTTGgggattttttaattgaaattcatCAACTTTTCACAGCTATGCGCTCTTTGATATGGATGGAAATCAAGTTCCACAAGAGTTGGTTACAGAAGTTGgtaaaatatttgaaatgatTTTGCAAGAGGTATGTCATTTGTTTCTAGTTATTGGGTTTACTTGATGTGTTGTACAATTtagaattcaaattcaaattttcagGAATGCAATATTTTCTAATTGAAATCACAAATGTTTGATTCAACTTATTGTTTACTACGAGCATCTCATCTAACAATCGTCACCTTGTTAATGCAGACAGATAATGTACGACAGGAATTCAGCGAAGACATGTCCATTCTACGTGCACTTTCACTTGTTTTTGAAAGAAAGCCAGAACTGAGGTCATTATTGGCATAAAACTCATTCTTTGACCCCAATTAATTGTATTGAAGCTTGTGtagtttatatataattttattttcactattGGATGCAGATTGGAGGGACTTTCACACAAGGTGCTTCAGTGGTATTTATGTAGAATGGAAGGTTGGTTTGCTGCAGATGCTGATTCCATATCATTGAAATGTTGGGACCAGGTAATTGGACGATACCAAGTGCAAGATGTTTGGGTTTTATAACCTGCATCATCCATTTCAAGTTTCTGtcattgaaatttgaattgcATGACACATTTCATTTATCGGAGGTGGACTGAGGATTCATGCATGGTTTTTCCATTTCAGCTCTTTGTCCTTCTTGATCTTTTTTACTAGACTTATAATTGAAGGACACAATTATTAAGTGGCAAATTCTTGTTTAGACGCCTTAGGTGTGAGTTTTGGTTAAATGTTAATGATATGATATGCCATTTGTTCTTGCTTTTATCAAGAATATTAGATTAGATGAGATTAATAAGTGACTCCATATGGTTACCCTACTCACAGTATGTTGTGAAGTGAGTAACTTGTTAATTACTATGTGCATCAACATTTTATGTATGTCTCACCCTTCTCTATATTATCTGCTTACAGGAAGAATTGCTCCCTGGTGGTCATGGTCTTATGGTCAGGGGCTACCTTCCTGTTATACATACCCTAGCCAAGGGTCTTGACATTCGGCTGGGACACaggtatatattattttgaagttttgttttgaaaatctCTGTCCTGTTTTGTTGGTTAACTAAACTTATTGGCATTGGGAATTCCTATTTCCAGGGTGACAAAGATAGTTAGGCGATATAATGGAGTAAAGGTGACTACTGAAAATGGGAAAACATTTGTTGCCGATGCTGCTATCATTGCCGTACCACTTGGTGTGTTGAAAGCAAACGTCATAAAGTTTGAGCCAAAGCTTCCAGAATGGAAAGAAGCTGCTATTGCTGATATTGGAGTCggagttgaaaataaaataattttacactttaAAAATGTATTTTGGCCTAATGTGGAGTTCCTGGGAGTAGTTGCTGACACATCTTATGGATGCAGCTACTTTCTTAATCTTCACAAAGCTGCAGGTCATAATGTTCTTGTTTACATGCCTGCTGGGCGGCTGGCCAAAGACATTGAGAAAATGTCTGATGAAGCAGCTGCTGACTTTGCTTTTGCGCAACTCAAGAAGATCCTTCCAGATGCTTCTTCACCGGTAACTataatagttttaattttttatttaactctTTTTTACTATGGAATAGATGTAATAGGTTCAAAGTGGATTTGGTTCTTCCAAAGTGAGGTGGACTGAAGGGTTCACTTTAGAAGAAAAAGTGTGGAACTGAAACAATTAAGAAAAATCATTACTACCATTTTACTTTGTAATGTGTACCCTTTAGTTTTGAGGAACAAAATCTCTTGAACCATGTTTTGTAGGCTACCGCAGATTATAAAAATTGAATCCATTATATGATGATAGCAATATGGCCTAATTGAGTGAGTTGTTTCCTTTATGCAGATTCAGTATCTCGTGTCTAGGTGGGGTACAGATATTAATTCTTTAGGTTCCTATAGTTATGATGCAGTTGGGAAACCGCATGGTCTGTATGAGAGGTTGCGGGTTCCTGTAGATAACTTATTCTTTGCAGGGGAGGCAACAAGTGTATTATATACAGGGTCTGTTCATGGTGCATACTCTACTGGAACAATGGCTGCTGAGGACTGCAGGATGCGTGTCCTAGAAAGATATGGAGAGCTAGATATATTCCAGCCAGTGTTGGAAGAGGGTTCGGTCATACCACTTCTGATCTCTcgtatttgattttttttttattatgcctTATGCTGCCCCCTTATGAGTGGCGTGACTCTTTGTACCTCTAAAGTATTTTGATTCCTTGAGGTTGAGTATTATCATGGATAGTACAGTAATGCATCATTAGGTGTTTGGAAAAGACATTCAGTTATATTTTATACTAAGTATTGTTACTTTGGAGTTTTCTCTGTTAATCTCGATCATTTTTAGCCATGGAgcttgaaattttggtttgtcTCGAGCAAGACgagtattttactatttttaatgcaattttttatattatctaTTTATATTTAGAGAGATCATTTTCTTTGAAGTTTGATCCTGTAGTTACTAGTTATTAATGAAGTTAAACCTTAGATTCATGTAGCTATGGTTTTATTTAGTTCACCTATAACAGAGGCAAATTTTTCCACCACCTAATAGGTTCTGCTTTCATCAAATGAGATTAGAAACTTGAGTCTTGGAGTTCATTTTTCTATAATCTATTACTTGAAATTCTTAAGCTGGGTGTGAAGGTTTGCTTTATTTACTTGATTCATAAAATTCTATGAACTGATATTGAAGAGAAAATAATATTACTGATTGAACAAGGAACTATGACAGAAGGTTTCTAACTCTAATCCTCCATGGCCCTATATTGGCTAACATAATCTAACTACCTTGCCACATCATACTATTATTCTCTATTCATCTTATTGTTGAGTTTAAATAGAACAAACCCAACAACAATATCCTTGTAgttcaaaaacaaaactaatctgCTGCTAAAGTGTTCTTCTTCCATGTCTGGAACAGAAAAGTTACAGTAAGAGAAATGCCTTCATATGTCGGCAACCAGCTGATCCAAGGTATCATCTTCAGAAGCCCTCTTGACGCGAACAACAGCATTTTCAACCTACAACAGCATTATAAATTGGTTCAAACCTTCccaaatgtagaatatgaaatagATAAAATCTTGAAGGCCAAATAGTTTTGATTACCTCTGCTTCCCAATTTGTTCTGGCAGTCAGAATTATTAGTGTAACAGTCTGTATTAAAACTCCAAGGATCAATCCCCACCAGATACCCTATAAAAATCACAATTGCATTCATTACATTACACTAACTTTATACAAATTAAGAACTGTATATAATCAGTTAGACAGAAATGTTTTAAACTTACAGCTACTCCTAAAGAAGTTTTAAAGCCAAGAACACATCCAACAGGAAGACCAATGACATAGTAACAAACCAAGTTTACATAAGCCACCAAAGCTTGCCATCCGCTTCCAATTGCAACACCTGAAATTTTCCAATCAACAGGAAACATACGGAGGATCAGATTCAAAAGTACGGAAAAACTTAAACTGGTGTTTGTTTTTATAACTTTATTACCTGATAGTATAGGTTGAATGCCATTCAAGAGGACAGAGATGGCAAGCAATGGAGTCAAGTCAGATACAGCTTCAAGGACTGAAGAGTCAGAAGTGAAAAGCTCGCTCAAAGCAACTCGGAATATCATAATAATCGCGGAGAGAACTACACTAATTATGATGCTATTTCCATTCACTACGAACACGGACAATTTTGCTACTCTTGGATGAGCTGCTCCTAACTCATTGCTAACTCGCACACTGCAATCATAGGACATACTTTTAACATGGTGTGGAAGTTGTTTAAATGAAAAACATTGTTTTCATCGATTGTCCTAACCTGGCTGCTGCACCAAGACCCAACATAATTTGCATATCCCAGTTTAAGTAATTCATGCTAAAAATGTAAGTACATAAGGATGAAGTATCATGGTTAGATAACATGTTGACAAATAATAAGAAAGATTATTCTGAGAGAAATTGTTAACATACCAAATTGAAATAGAATCAAGTGCTATTGTGGGATTGGAGAGCAACCCTGATATGAGTACTAGTCCCTGACTGTACCATATCTCCAAGCTACAACAGGAAACATTTCATTATATTATCAAAGCAAAATGGTCTGAATTTGAGTTAATATATAGAGTGTATGCATGCATTTATGTCAGAGAGTGACAATTAGGATGCAGAGTCATACCATAACATCACAGCAGAAGCAGCTGTGAGCTTAAAGTAAGGCCAAACTCCTATGAAGGCTTTCATACTGAAGCCGGCCCAAGTTTCCCGGCATCTTGGGCTAAGAATGATGTACACTCCATTTAACAAGACAAGACACCACCAAGAAAAGCTGAGAGTAAGGGCTGCACCAAGAAGTCCATAGTCTAAAACATAGACAACTAGCCAACTAAGAAGCAGATGAAGAAGGAACACTCCGACTGCCATATATGCAAGAGGATTAACAATGTTCTGTGCTTGGAGAAACCTTTGCATTGGACAGCTCAATGCAAATGCATAGAGTTGAGGAATAAGACCTCGAGCAAAAACTTGGCCTTGCTCGGCTATGCTATCTGTCTGTCCTATGAGTCTTAGAAAATCTCCAGAGAACCAATAGAGAAATGTGAGAATCACTGCTGCTCCTAAATGTAAGACTACTGCTCTTTGCAATGTGATACACATTACTGCATATTTTTTGGCTCCATAAGCTTGTCCACACACAGTTTGTACCGCACTTGCCATTCCTAGCTATTTAaggaaaataacaaatatgaataaaatttaggTACAAtgctatataatataataatgataAACATTTTCAAGTCACTAACAAGTCTACTTTGAAATGAGGATAAAATTTAGTATAAGAATCATACCATAATTCCATAAGCAAGACCTTGAATTCCAACATTAGCTATAGAAGCACCAGCAAGCTCTAGAGATCCCAAATGTCCACTAAACATTAAGGTAGCAAAGCTTAGCATGTAATTGAAAAGGTAGACAACAATAGATGCACCAGAAAGGATCCATAGGACCCTTGACTCCCAAGCAACAAGTTTAAGCCACCATCTTAACTGAATAGGCCTATGTTCCAAGAATTCTTCAATAGCATCTGCTGATAGATTTGCAATGTGTGAGTTTGAGTCAAGCCCTAGTAGCAATGGTTGGTTTTCTATAGAGCTCATAGTTATATGCCTCAcaagtatagttttttttttctcctctcTTGTTTCTGCAgtttcttcaatcaaaatatttatagtCCCAACTAGTTCACTGACTTCACTCACTGCATGGGAATGAGGCATTAATATTACAACTACAAATTTGTAGCTACCCTTCAACATTTTGTGGTTGGCAATGGTAAAAAGCTTTGATTTTTAGTTGTTGGTGTGttccattttattatttttattgttgttagTTATTACTATCTACCCTTTTATTTATAGGCAATAAGATAAAACTACCCTCCTAGTTTTATACACTTTTTTAGCACTAAAATGACAAAAGTACTGACCTTTAGTTGTGAATAAGACTTTTAGGTGGGTCATTCATTGttcttgtgtgtgtgtgtgtgtgtgtgtgtgtgtgtgtgtgtgtgtgtgttttgggTACATACAGATTTTCTGT encodes:
- the LOC123921186 gene encoding polyamine oxidase 2-like, giving the protein MESRIKTNSRKGFNFTNVDQQSERSPSVIVIGGGMAGIAAARALQDASFQVVLLESRDRLGGRIHTDYSFGFPIDLGASWLHGVCNENPLAPLIGRLGLPLYRTCEDNSVLYDHDLESYALFDMDGNQVPQELVTEVGKIFEMILQETDNVRQEFSEDMSILRALSLVFERKPELRLEGLSHKVLQWYLCRMEGWFAADADSISLKCWDQEELLPGGHGLMVRGYLPVIHTLAKGLDIRLGHRVTKIVRRYNGVKVTTENGKTFVADAAIIAVPLGVLKANVIKFEPKLPEWKEAAIADIGVGVENKIILHFKNVFWPNVEFLGVVADTSYGCSYFLNLHKAAGHNVLVYMPAGRLAKDIEKMSDEAAADFAFAQLKKILPDASSPIQYLVSRWGTDINSLGSYSYDAVGKPHGLYERLRVPVDNLFFAGEATSVLYTGSVHGAYSTGTMAAEDCRMRVLERYGELDIFQPVLEEGSVIPLLISRI
- the LOC123921185 gene encoding protein DETOXIFICATION 41 encodes the protein MSSIENQPLLLGLDSNSHIANLSADAIEEFLEHRPIQLRWWLKLVAWESRVLWILSGASIVVYLFNYMLSFATLMFSGHLGSLELAGASIANVGIQGLAYGIMLGMASAVQTVCGQAYGAKKYAVMCITLQRAVVLHLGAAVILTFLYWFSGDFLRLIGQTDSIAEQGQVFARGLIPQLYAFALSCPMQRFLQAQNIVNPLAYMAVGVFLLHLLLSWLVVYVLDYGLLGAALTLSFSWWCLVLLNGVYIILSPRCRETWAGFSMKAFIGVWPYFKLTAASAVMLCLEIWYSQGLVLISGLLSNPTIALDSISICMNYLNWDMQIMLGLGAAASVRVSNELGAAHPRVAKLSVFVVNGNSIIISVVLSAIIMIFRVALSELFTSDSSVLEAVSDLTPLLAISVLLNGIQPILSGVAIGSGWQALVAYVNLVCYYVIGLPVGCVLGFKTSLGVAGIWWGLILGVLIQTVTLIILTARTNWEAEVENAVVRVKRASEDDTLDQLVADI